Below is a window of Fimbriimonadaceae bacterium DNA.
CTCGCTTCAAATTAATAGCTCCCTTAATTGTTAAGAACGTTAACAAATATGAGAGCCCTAACTATCGAACCCTCAATGACGCAACGCTTGAGCCAATTGTGAGGAATTGGTTACAGGAATAAACAATGCCTCCTGCCGTTTGGCGAAGAGGCTTAAAGAGCGCGAGCTCAAAAGATTAAGAAGATTTTGGGTGACGATTAAGAGATTGGCTATCTTCTTAATCGTTCACTTGGACCATTTCGTAAACTTCGACGACATCGCCTTCCTTGAAGGCTTCCCAATCGTCGAAGGTGATTCCGCACTCTTGGCCCATCGTCATCTCTCGAACGTCTTCTTTGAAGTGCTTTAGCGAGCCGATTTTGCCAGCAAAGACCTCTTCCCTGTTCCGAGTGACGCGGCAGAGTGCGTTTCGAACGACCTTGCCTTCTGTGACAAAGCATCCGGCAATGATTCCCTTTCGTCCGAACTGGAACCGAACGCGAACTTCGACGGTGCCGAGATGCTGCTCCTCGAACTTCGGTTCGAGCATGCCCTTAACAGCTTTTTCGATATCTTCGATCAGTTCGTAGATGATGCGATAGGTGCGGATTTCGACGCCCTTACGCTCTGCTTCGTGGGTTGCATTGCCTTCAGGCTTGACGTTAAATCCGACGACGATCGCACTTGCCGCGCTGGCGAGGAGTACGTCGCTTTCAGTAATTCCGCCAACAGCCGAGTGGATCACTTTGACGCTAACTTCATCGTTCTCAATCTGCTCGATGAGACCCTTAACCGCTTCAACCGAACCTTGGACGTCCGCTTTGACAATGAGGTTAAGGTCCTTGCCCTCGCCTTCGGTGAGACGGGATTTTAGGTTCTGAAGGGTAAGGCCACGCGATGGAGCCTGCAAAGACTTCACATGCGCGGCGTCGGCGCGCTCTTCAGCAATTTCTCGGGCTTTTCGCTCATCGTCGCAAACGAGTATATGGTCGCCAGCTGCAGGCACATCGTTGAGACCAAGGATCTCAACCGGCACTGACGGACCCGCTTCCTGGATACGGTTGCCCATATAATCCGTCATCGCCTTCATGCGTCCGTGGGTGTTGCCGACGACGACATTGTCACCGATCTTTAGCGTTCCGTTCTGAACGAGGAGTGTGGCAACAGGGCCGCGGCCTTTTTCAAGCTTTGCCTCGACGACAACGGCTTCGAGATCGCCCTTCGGGTCAGCCTGTAAGTTCATCACGCCGGCTTGAAGAAGAATGATTTCGAGGAGTTCGGGTACGCCTTGTCCGGTGATCGCAGAAACTGGGCAAACGGGGATCTGACCACCAAACGCCTCGGGTACGACCTCGTGTTCGGTGAGCTGCATCGTCACACGGTCAGGATTGGCCTCGGGTCGGTCGATCTTGTTAACGGCGACAATCATCGGAACGCCGGAGTTTTTGATGTGGTTGATCGCCTCAATCGTTTGCGGCATGATGCCGTCATCGGCAGCAACGACAAGGATCGCGATGTCGGTGACTTGGGCTCCTCGAGCCCTCATCGCTGTGAAAGCGGCGTGACCGGGAGTATCGAGGAAAGTGATTTTGCCTTCTGGCAGTTCGACCTGATAAGCGCCGATGTGCTGGGTGATGCCGCCGTGCTCCTTGTCGGCAACCTTCGCCTTACGGATGTAGTCGAGCAGAGAGGTCTTGCCGTGATCGACGTGGCCCATGATCGTGACAACCGGCGGTCGGTGCTGCAGTCCACCCGATTTCTTGGCGGCTGCTGCCGGCTTAGCCGCTGGCTTTGGCTTGGGGCCGTCTCCCCAAACGATTTCGCATCCGAACTCTTTTGCGAGCCTTTCTGCGTCGTCGGGCTTGAGGTTCGTTGTCAAGGTTGCCATGACCTTGAGCTTGATCATCAAAGTCTTTTGAACCTCTTGTTGGGGTACTCCGAGGGCGTTTGCGATGTCTCGGGGTGTGCGGTTTGGCTGGAGAACTAGCGGCGAGTCCTTAGGAAGCTCATTGACGGCCTCCTTGATCAGCTCGATTTCGTCGGCTTCTGCCTCCAAAACCACGCCATCGTGGGTCACGCCAAGATCGCTTAGCGCGCCATAGACCTGGCCTGGTTTAAGGCCGGCCGCTTTTGCCAGTTCGGCAATGGTGACCTGCATTCCGTCTTTCTTTACCTGAGTTTGCATATCAAAATCTCTTCCAGCTCTTCTTTTGCTTGAGCCGTTACTAACGACTTAAGCGTTCTTGCCAAGGCATCTTTGCGCAGGGCCGCTTCTACGCAAGACATGCTCTTGCACACATAGGCGCTTCTACCAAAGTGCGATCCCTGCTCTGCCAACCGAATCGTTGCGTCTTCGCCTTTCACGATCCGAAACAAGGTCGCCTGTTCAAACTTGCCTCTACATCCGACGCAAGTGCGAATCGGCATCAGCGCTCCTGGTCCATGAGCCGAGCTTAAGCTCGTGGACTCTCTCGCTTTTTCTCTCCTGACGCGACTTGAGTCTCGCTGCGGATATCAATCTTCCATTCTGTGAGTCGTGCGGCAAGCCGAACGTTCTGTCCGCCTTTGCCGATAGCCAACGACAGCTGCGTGTCCGGCACGACGACAAAAGCACTTCTTTCGGCTTCGTCGAGCGTCAGTGAGTTCACCTTTGCGGGGCTGAGTGCGTTCGTGATGTACGTCTCCGCATCTTCGCTGTAAGGCACAATGTCAATCTTCTCGTCGTAGAGTTCGTCGACGATCGCTTGAACACGCGCACCGCGCGGGCCAACGCACGCGCCAACTGCATCGACGCGCTCGTCTGTGCTCACAACCGCCACCTTGCTCCGCTGTCCCGGCTCGCGAGCAACGCTCTTAATCAGAACGACACCCTCTTCGATCTCCGGAACTTCCAGGTCGAACAGCTTTCGCAGCAAGTTCGGGTGCGTGCGACTGACGATAACTTTCAATCTGCGCTGCGTGTCATCGACCCGCAGCACATAGAAGCGCATGCGGTCATTCGAGCGGTAAGGCTCGGTTGGCACTTGCTCTCGGCGCGGCAGTTCGACTTCGACGTTGTTAATCTCGATGTAGACGGCGTGGTCGTCCTTTCGTTTGACGTTGCCGGTCATCACGTCGCCGATCTTCTCATGGAAGACCTCGTTGATCTGTCTGTGCTCGGCCTCACGCAGCTTCTGGTTCAGCACCTGCTTAAACGTTGACGCGGCGATTCTTCCGAACCGGTTCGGATCAACTTCGACGGCAATGAAATCGCCGACTTCGGCATCTGGCTTTTTGCGACGTGCATCGACGAGGCTCATTTGGATCGATGCTTCCAAAACCTCACCGACCACTTCCTTTTCAATGAAAGCCGTCATGCCCTTTTTGGGGTCTAGCTTAACCGTGACTTCTCCAGTTGCACCGACGAATTTTCGGTACGCGACTGCAAGGGACTCCTCAATCTCGTGCAAGAGATCTTCGAGGGGGATGTCTCGTTCGGTTGCGATTTGATTCAACTGTTGCAAGATATCCATAGGCTTTCTCCGTCTGGGCCAAATAAAAAAAGGCGGCTCGCTGGCCACCAGTTGGGCAGACCAAATTGTTATGCCAAAGTATAGCATGAAAGGCGCCTTTTCGAGGCGGACTTTCGGGATTTTTGCGACCAATCGCCTTGATCGTTCGTCCTGAATTCCTTCCGATGTTTCGAGTTCAAATGTCCTTACTTCCTTCGCCATGCGTCGGTATTTGCGTGCTTGATGCGAAGGGCGTATGCTGCGGATGCAAAAGGTCGATTGAGGAGATTACGGCGTGGCCGTCGATGACGGAAGAAGAGAAAGAAGCCGTTCTTTTAAGGCTCAAAAAGGGGTTAGACAAGTGGGAGAAGTCTTAAGCTTCAGTGCGGTTTAGCCGGTCGATGATCGCCTTAGAGTGCTGGAAGACTTGGAGCGAAAGCTCGTTCCACCAATGGTAAACATCCGGCAGTTGCTCGATTTCGACAAACTGTCTTGCTCTGGATTCGGCGACGGCCCCGATCTCGACCAGTGCATCAACCGTTGCGGCATAGCAATCGGCCCACCGAACCTCCCCGCGCTCCTTGATCTCGTAGCATCCGATGTACTGCAAATTGTCGATGATGGCCCCGGCTTCCTCTTTGGCTTCCCGGATGGCGGCTTCACGCGATGATTCGTTGGGCTCGACTCGACCGGATGGGATGCTCCATCCGCGCTCGATGATGTCGCAGATCAACACCGTCTCGTCCTTCCAGGCAAAGACAAGCGCGGCAAATGCCCTCAACGGCGCCCGGTAGGGCGCTGGATAAAACTGCATGGATTGGCGGCCGTATTTAGCGGGCGGAAAGCGCTTCACGCCTCGGCAACACCTGTTCGACGTTCGCGCATCGCCAGAATAAATCCAATGATAATGCCGACCAGGCAGAAACCGCCGACCGATCCCATGACGATAGGCATCACGTTCGGGTCGAGCGTGACGATCTTGCCGAGGACGTCGCTGGAATCTACTGGCCCGAAAGCACGGCTGTCTTCGGACATCGTGGTGTTGTCGCCAAGGATGTAAAGCTTGCCCTCGGGGACGATAAAGTCGCCTTTCGAGATCGGCCAATCCTTCGGGGCATTCAGGAGGTCAATCCGGTCGCCCGGCAATCCCTTTACGCGCTTAATAATGTAAGCATTGTCGCCCGTCCTGACGACCACGATGTCTTTCCGTCCAATGGCACCGATCAGCCAATAGGCTCTGCAGGCCAGCAACTTATCGCCGCTTGTGTAGGTGATCTCCATCGATGGACCCGAAACCACGACGGTTTGGAAGTTCTGGCGCCAAAAAATCGCCAGTGCAAGAATGCCTAACAAAACGACGCCAAATCCAGTAAACATTCTTTTGCGGGGTTTTGGGTTCATCTCAACTTGCCATTATGCCACCGTAAGGTTGCTGGGCGGCGATCTCCGCTATACTCT
It encodes the following:
- the infB gene encoding translation initiation factor IF-2, whose protein sequence is MQTQVKKDGMQVTIAELAKAAGLKPGQVYGALSDLGVTHDGVVLEAEADEIELIKEAVNELPKDSPLVLQPNRTPRDIANALGVPQQEVQKTLMIKLKVMATLTTNLKPDDAERLAKEFGCEIVWGDGPKPKPAAKPAAAAKKSGGLQHRPPVVTIMGHVDHGKTSLLDYIRKAKVADKEHGGITQHIGAYQVELPEGKITFLDTPGHAAFTAMRARGAQVTDIAILVVAADDGIMPQTIEAINHIKNSGVPMIVAVNKIDRPEANPDRVTMQLTEHEVVPEAFGGQIPVCPVSAITGQGVPELLEIILLQAGVMNLQADPKGDLEAVVVEAKLEKGRGPVATLLVQNGTLKIGDNVVVGNTHGRMKAMTDYMGNRIQEAGPSVPVEILGLNDVPAAGDHILVCDDERKAREIAEERADAAHVKSLQAPSRGLTLQNLKSRLTEGEGKDLNLIVKADVQGSVEAVKGLIEQIENDEVSVKVIHSAVGGITESDVLLASAASAIVVGFNVKPEGNATHEAERKGVEIRTYRIIYELIEDIEKAVKGMLEPKFEEQHLGTVEVRVRFQFGRKGIIAGCFVTEGKVVRNALCRVTRNREEVFAGKIGSLKHFKEDVREMTMGQECGITFDDWEAFKEGDVVEVYEMVQVND
- a CDS encoding YlxR family protein is translated as MPIRTCVGCRGKFEQATLFRIVKGEDATIRLAEQGSHFGRSAYVCKSMSCVEAALRKDALARTLKSLVTAQAKEELEEILICKLR
- the nusA gene encoding transcription termination/antitermination protein NusA, translating into MDILQQLNQIATERDIPLEDLLHEIEESLAVAYRKFVGATGEVTVKLDPKKGMTAFIEKEVVGEVLEASIQMSLVDARRKKPDAEVGDFIAVEVDPNRFGRIAASTFKQVLNQKLREAEHRQINEVFHEKIGDVMTGNVKRKDDHAVYIEINNVEVELPRREQVPTEPYRSNDRMRFYVLRVDDTQRRLKVIVSRTHPNLLRKLFDLEVPEIEEGVVLIKSVAREPGQRSKVAVVSTDERVDAVGACVGPRGARVQAIVDELYDEKIDIVPYSEDAETYITNALSPAKVNSLTLDEAERSAFVVVPDTQLSLAIGKGGQNVRLAARLTEWKIDIRSETQVASGEKKRESPRA
- a CDS encoding DUF1289 domain-containing protein, with amino-acid sequence MFRVQMSLLPSPCVGICVLDAKGVCCGCKRSIEEITAWPSMTEEEKEAVLLRLKKGLDKWEKS
- a CDS encoding NUDIX domain-containing protein produces the protein MKRFPPAKYGRQSMQFYPAPYRAPLRAFAALVFAWKDETVLICDIIERGWSIPSGRVEPNESSREAAIREAKEEAGAIIDNLQYIGCYEIKERGEVRWADCYAATVDALVEIGAVAESRARQFVEIEQLPDVYHWWNELSLQVFQHSKAIIDRLNRTEA
- the lepB gene encoding signal peptidase I, producing MNPKPRKRMFTGFGVVLLGILALAIFWRQNFQTVVVSGPSMEITYTSGDKLLACRAYWLIGAIGRKDIVVVRTGDNAYIIKRVKGLPGDRIDLLNAPKDWPISKGDFIVPEGKLYILGDNTTMSEDSRAFGPVDSSDVLGKIVTLDPNVMPIVMGSVGGFCLVGIIIGFILAMRERRTGVAEA